In Symmachiella dynata, the following are encoded in one genomic region:
- a CDS encoding acyl carrier protein, with translation MVDGTFVSESTVNAMNDETTSSPDTSQPPTRSSAEIQNWLLDKLAEELEIDRSQIQVNEPILAQGIDSMHVVAIVAQLEDWLGIRFSSNPLEDYPSIEALSQSLGANDEPG, from the coding sequence ATGGTTGACGGCACGTTCGTCTCCGAGTCCACGGTTAATGCCATGAACGATGAAACCACTTCTTCTCCAGACACTAGCCAGCCGCCTACACGCTCATCCGCTGAAATTCAGAATTGGTTGCTAGATAAATTGGCGGAAGAATTAGAGATCGACCGCAGCCAAATCCAGGTCAATGAACCGATCTTGGCGCAAGGAATCGATTCGATGCATGTGGTCGCCATTGTCGCACAATTGGAGGACTGGTTGGGCATTCGTTTTTCCAGCAATCCCTTGGAGGATTATCCGTCGATTGAAGCTTTGTCACAATCGTTGGGAGCAAATGACGAGCCCGGCTAG
- a CDS encoding SGNH/GDSL hydrolase family protein, whose translation MPEQERTDDLSQATGTDSNPSPGGVPANFLFVLAELLLAAGIVYLFDIEGQRLLFPVMCVMIAGFAVHTWLPKPYRMGFFACLSASCVLLVLGMTNGLYVLGIGGVLIGICYLPIGLWFRWLMLIAVGVVLIVLRNQWPLPMWPVLGSMFMFRLMIYCYSTRKAVANPPLTTTLSYFFMAPNVCFPLFPVVDFNTFRDSWYKEDTWNIYQKGIVCIVRGLTHLLLYRYIKLYLVPEPYELYDVPHIALFMVTNFALYLHVSGQFHLIAGLLHLFGFDLPRTHDRYFLASSFTDIWRRINIYWKDFMLKLFFFPTFYSLRGRGWGLGLATVVGVLIVFLSTWLLHSWQMFWLLGRFPVTANDASLWMGVGLCVAINALLDMRRGRRQDHSAWRAAFSLSARTAGMFALVSLFWACWTKPGFLTLFAGVLRRPGAMNGLMLVLLGFLLVILLGAIVVRLKGYYDSRKTQRPAASFRESAKVYVIGMALFVALGSPRFATLLSSDISSALADFREDAAREDAMGQVAGYYEDMNSTAIQAGPMLSSWSPTDETQRAQAAGFDLISRPSDLAQITELIPGVRVELDGKLTSINQFGMRDRETLTLNKPTGTTRIAMVGSSVIMGYGVGDDETFVRLLENRINEELPGGGQYELLNFGVGKQWPSHRLVRIQRKVFGFDPDAIYYFAHQDEYQSFVDHLAKLIAAGKLIRSHPIEQLINQAGITQDMPPGIIHNKLNQQRNELLVAVYRTIVEECRERGILAVWIYLPIGADPDNLAAQLMPLAREAGFIVCEVPNWAEGQPTSELMIPGQQYHPHADGHAMIAEAMMKMLQAHPEALPPSKQ comes from the coding sequence ATGCCGGAACAAGAACGAACAGACGATCTTTCGCAGGCAACCGGAACCGACAGCAACCCATCGCCCGGTGGAGTTCCAGCCAATTTCCTGTTCGTGTTGGCCGAGTTGCTGCTGGCTGCCGGAATTGTCTATCTCTTCGACATCGAAGGACAGCGTCTGTTGTTCCCGGTGATGTGCGTGATGATAGCTGGTTTCGCGGTACATACCTGGCTGCCGAAACCCTATCGCATGGGATTCTTTGCGTGCCTGTCGGCCAGCTGTGTTTTGCTAGTCCTAGGAATGACCAACGGCCTGTACGTGCTAGGAATTGGCGGTGTATTGATAGGCATTTGCTACTTGCCCATCGGTTTGTGGTTTCGCTGGCTCATGCTGATCGCCGTTGGCGTGGTACTCATCGTGCTACGAAATCAATGGCCGCTTCCGATGTGGCCAGTCTTGGGATCGATGTTCATGTTTCGGCTGATGATCTATTGTTACTCCACGCGAAAAGCCGTGGCGAACCCGCCTTTGACGACAACCTTGTCCTACTTCTTCATGGCGCCGAACGTCTGTTTTCCACTCTTTCCCGTAGTCGATTTCAATACGTTTCGCGACTCGTGGTATAAAGAGGACACTTGGAATATCTATCAGAAGGGCATTGTCTGCATCGTCCGCGGCCTGACCCATTTGTTGTTGTATCGCTACATCAAATTATATCTCGTTCCGGAACCGTATGAACTGTATGACGTGCCGCACATCGCGCTGTTTATGGTGACGAATTTCGCACTCTATTTGCACGTGTCCGGCCAATTCCATTTGATCGCCGGATTGTTGCATCTGTTTGGATTTGACCTGCCGCGAACGCACGACCGGTATTTTTTGGCGTCGAGTTTCACCGACATCTGGCGACGGATCAATATCTACTGGAAAGACTTCATGCTGAAGTTGTTTTTCTTTCCCACGTTTTATTCTCTGCGCGGCCGAGGTTGGGGGCTGGGGCTGGCCACGGTTGTGGGGGTGCTGATCGTCTTTTTAAGCACTTGGCTACTGCATTCGTGGCAGATGTTTTGGTTGCTTGGCCGCTTTCCCGTAACGGCCAACGATGCCTCTCTGTGGATGGGTGTCGGTCTGTGTGTTGCCATCAATGCGCTGCTCGACATGCGGCGAGGTCGTCGCCAAGATCATTCCGCGTGGCGAGCGGCATTTAGCCTTTCAGCCCGCACGGCAGGCATGTTTGCATTAGTCAGTTTATTCTGGGCCTGTTGGACGAAGCCTGGATTTTTGACGTTATTTGCAGGAGTCCTACGTCGTCCCGGTGCCATGAACGGCCTGATGCTGGTCCTGTTGGGTTTTCTACTCGTCATCCTCCTCGGGGCCATCGTGGTTCGTCTCAAGGGATATTACGATTCCCGCAAAACGCAGCGTCCTGCAGCTTCGTTTCGAGAGTCCGCTAAAGTGTATGTCATCGGCATGGCATTATTTGTAGCACTTGGTTCACCACGTTTTGCGACATTGCTCAGCTCAGACATTTCCAGTGCCCTTGCCGATTTCCGAGAGGATGCTGCGCGCGAAGATGCGATGGGACAAGTGGCCGGGTATTACGAGGATATGAATTCGACCGCCATTCAGGCCGGTCCAATGCTTTCCTCCTGGTCGCCTACCGACGAAACACAGCGTGCCCAGGCAGCCGGCTTTGACTTAATTTCCCGGCCATCTGACCTTGCGCAAATAACCGAATTGATACCGGGCGTGCGCGTCGAATTGGACGGCAAACTAACGTCCATCAATCAGTTCGGTATGCGCGACCGGGAGACTCTCACATTGAACAAACCAACCGGCACGACACGAATTGCCATGGTGGGTTCCAGCGTGATCATGGGGTACGGCGTAGGGGACGACGAAACCTTCGTACGCCTTTTGGAAAATCGCATCAACGAAGAGTTGCCCGGCGGCGGGCAGTATGAACTTTTGAATTTCGGCGTCGGCAAACAGTGGCCCAGCCATCGGTTAGTCCGCATCCAACGCAAAGTGTTTGGGTTTGACCCCGACGCGATTTATTACTTCGCACACCAAGATGAATACCAGTCGTTTGTTGATCATTTGGCAAAGCTCATCGCCGCCGGCAAGCTGATTCGCTCGCATCCAATCGAACAATTGATCAACCAAGCCGGGATTACGCAGGACATGCCACCCGGGATTATTCATAACAAATTGAATCAGCAGCGCAACGAACTTTTAGTCGCCGTTTATCGCACCATCGTCGAAGAGTGCCGAGAACGCGGAATCTTGGCGGTATGGATCTACTTGCCGATTGGTGCCGATCCCGACAACCTAGCGGCACAATTGATGCCACTCGCACGCGAGGCAGGTTTCATTGTTTGCGAAGTACCGAACTGGGCAGAGGGGCAACCGACCAGCGAACTCATGATTCCCGGCCAACAGTATCATCCACACGCGGACGGTCATGCGATGATTGCCGAGGCCATGATGAAAATGCTCCAAGCACATCCAGAGGCACTTCCGCCGTCGAAACAGTAA
- a CDS encoding RHS repeat-associated core domain-containing protein codes for MQHYADTAYGRAIGFDEAAALTTRLYSGEAFDSRIGMQYLRARWYDPNSGRFNHLDPFSGNLRTPQSLHKYLYTHGDPVNGWDPTGLRAFNVGSLLTSMAIGTLVGGSLGYLWGGWDGAGWGAGAGFLSGAGVGMALAGGDGAVNAGWGAWPVVGGFTGLFLWAVSPSSRDDEWDVAELSLRHIRQRKTS; via the coding sequence ACGGCCGGGCGATCGGCTTCGACGAAGCAGCCGCCCTGACAACCCGACTCTACAGCGGCGAAGCCTTCGACAGCCGGATTGGGATGCAATACCTGCGGGCCAGATGGTATGATCCGAACTCTGGGCGGTTTAACCACCTCGACCCGTTCTCTGGCAATTTGCGTACCCCGCAGTCGCTGCATAAGTATTTGTATACGCATGGGGACCCGGTGAATGGGTGGGATCCGACTGGCCTTAGAGCATTCAATGTTGGTTCACTTCTGACATCGATGGCAATTGGTACATTAGTTGGTGGCTCTTTGGGGTATTTGTGGGGTGGTTGGGATGGCGCCGGTTGGGGCGCTGGAGCAGGTTTTCTTTCAGGCGCTGGCGTTGGGATGGCACTTGCAGGTGGCGATGGGGCGGTGAACGCGGGTTGGGGGGCTTGGCCGGTCGTCGGTGGCTTTACAGGTCTTTTCCTTTGGGCGGTATCACCATCTTCACGCGATGATGAATGGGATGTCGCAGAATTATCGCTAAGACATATTCGTCAACGAAAAACGAGTTGA